From the genome of Alicyclobacillus sp. SO9:
ACGTACCAACTTGATGCCCATTCTCCATGACCTGTATATTCAACCCCTGCGCACTTTGCGGAGCCAGGTAAAGCTGAATATATGCTGTCCGCTTTGCACTGGCTGAAAAGGCCGATGCACTTGAGTAGACAACAAAGCGCCCTTCCATTTGGTCCACCCTTTGACGTACTGCGGGGATACTGGTCGCAAACTGGGCCATCACTAAGACACACAGGGCAGCAAACGTCACTGGTATGAGCCACACGTCCACCATGTCAATGGCTTTTGAGAACATCGTTCTTGGCTTGTTTAACACGTCGCAGCACCTCAAAAACAGTGTATGTCGCTTATGACCTGGACATGTCTCTGTTCAAATCTTGCAACTCTCTCTGACGCACAAAAGTATATTGAACAATGCTTTTTCTAACGGATTCTTTCATATCGTTAAACATCAGTGACCAAACGGTAAATCCCGCTTCATTCTGTTCGGAAATTCGGATAATGGTACAAGCTGTATCAATGTGTGCATTGAGTTTCGGCAGCGTGAAGTGGATTCGTACGATGTTGCCCGCATGCCCTGCTACGCTCCCTGGAACTAATATGGCTACACCGCCGCCGCTGATATCACGCATGTAGACATCTCTTGTTTCTACGGAAGACTTCAGCGGAGGTTCCATTCGAACGGCAAGACTAGCGGGTACCCGGACAAAATCCCGCCTTTGCTCTCTTCGAACGTCTTCTCTCTTCGGCGTTTGCAGTTCCACTTGCGGCGGCTCATAAGAAACCTTAACAAGAGCGGTGCTGAATGTCATTTTAGCTCCGTCTCGACCGTGGTATTCAACTTCTATCTTCTCTCCAGGTGTTAGGGTCAGATGTGGATTCGTCAAACCAACCGGCATTGTAATCAGAAATGCCAATTTGTCTACGCCGATGACTGACGACTTAAATTGTGTCTTGTCCGACTGCTTTGAAAGTCGGACTTTTATCATCTGTCCTGTCACAGGTAACATGTTACCCCCTCCTCATCCCGCTATCCATTATACGGGAGTTAAACAACCACTAGGAAGGGGAGATACCATGTTTCTTCGGCATTCTCTGTCACGGGCTTTTGAATTGCTGGATTCACTTCGTACTCAAGTCAACTGTATCTAGTTCTCTGCCGGTGGCAGCGTTGACGTCAATTCGAAAAGTTTTGCCCTCACGGGTTACATAAAAGGAGTCTGCCGGTTGATAATGTCCTGCATCATCAAGAACGAGTGTCTTACTCACCATTTCCACATGTGCTTTTGGGTTGATTTTGTTTTTCAATTGGGCTGCTGAATACCTTCTTTGCGGTACATTAGCGACTGGCTGGAGATAGTACTGCTGGGCATTCAGTCCCAAAAGTTGCCCATTATCGAGGGCCATCTCCACAACAATGGGCTGGTTAATAACCAAGGCGCCATTCCGCATTGGATTAAAAACAAAATATGCCAAATTCTGAAACTGATAGGCATCTGTTTCCGACAGGTGTGTGAACTTGTGATGTGACAAATAACTCAAAGCAGCTTTCTTTGCATCTGCGAAGGACACGGTGGCCGTTGCAGGATCTCGGTTCACACGGTATGACAGCATGTGGCCGCCGCGTTCACTGACTCTGGCATCGATACTATGACCGTTCATTCGTCCTGAAAGTTCGTACTCGTAAAAGTCCAGTTTTGGATTATAGATGCGTTGTGCCTGAAGCGACTGTGCAGTTGGCATGAATGACTTGCAAACGTCCTTTGCCTGCGCTTCCGAAACTGTCGATTCCTTGCGAAAAGGTCCCATTGCACCCTTGTGGGGGTGGGTCTTAACCGTGTTCGTTTCGACAAAGGCACCCATGGATTTGTCGATTTGCCTAAATCCGTCCACAATTTGATTGTCCGACCGATTGGCTTTCAGTGCTGCAAGAGCCGCGGTCCAATGCAACTGGCGGCCAACGATGGTACTCTGCAACTTGTCCAACCGTGACAGCATGGCATTCGATTCCTTATACATATTATCCAACCCTGACTGCACACTCGTGGTCGAAGGATTGGGAGAAGTGTTCAGCCAGGTCTCTGTCTTTTTCGAAATCCCGGCCAGAGCGGATTGAGTTTCATGCATTGGCATCATTTCGACTGGGATCTTCCCGACCTCGTCCTGTGCTAAACCACTAAGCCTCCAAATAGAACGAACTCGATGATGAAAAGCCTGCGCATCGGCGCTGACTCGAGCCTTGCTAATTTCGTCTTGCATGTCCTGAACATGAGAAACCAATTCGTGAAATGAATTTGAGTATCTGCTTTCCACTTCGTTCGCCATGGCTTGCTTCTGTGTGCGTTCCGATGTGCCCCACCAGCCAAGTCCGAGACTTGTAAATACCAGTGCTGCGACAGGAACGATCAGCCATTTTGTCCGCGTCATTGACGAATCCTCCTAAGTCAACAAAGTATTTGTCCCTACGAGCTATTTCGTAAAGATGTGATGTCCAATTTTAATAATCTCTGGTCGCGACCAGACAAATTTGTTGTTTGTTTTTGCGGGATTAAAGTAGTACAACGCTCCATGGGCCGGGTCCCAGCCGTGTACCGCGTCAAGGACTGCTGTCATCGACTGCTTGTTAATAGGAAGAGCCATTTGTCCATTGGTCGCGGCGGTGAATGCTCCGGGTTGATAAATCACCCCTGGAATCGAATTGGGGAACTTTGAACTTTTCAATCTGTGCAAAATAACGTCTGCAACTGCAACTTGTCCCTTCAAAGGCTCACCGCGGGCTTCACCGTGGACAAGGTGTGCAAGCAAGTTTAAATCTGATTTATTTAGGCCGCTGATGACCGGAGCTGAATGAAACTGGTTTGTATGTTTCACTGCCGTTGTTGGAGTTGAGGCAGGTGCCTTGGTTGCAGAGTTACTCTGCTTTGCACCGTGCCAGTTTTGTGTGGCTTTGATAAGCGTACTCTCGGTATGTGGACCTGCTATACCATCAATTTTCATACCGAACCTGTATTGAAATCTGCGTACAGACCAGTAGGTTCTCCAGCCGAAAATTCCATCGACTTTACCATGATAATAGCCAAGAAACTTTAAGCGTCCTTCTAACT
Proteins encoded in this window:
- a CDS encoding flagellar brake protein; translation: MLPVTGQMIKVRLSKQSDKTQFKSSVIGVDKLAFLITMPVGLTNPHLTLTPGEKIEVEYHGRDGAKMTFSTALVKVSYEPPQVELQTPKREDVRREQRRDFVRVPASLAVRMEPPLKSSVETRDVYMRDISGGGVAILVPGSVAGHAGNIVRIHFTLPKLNAHIDTACTIIRISEQNEAGFTVWSLMFNDMKESVRKSIVQYTFVRQRELQDLNRDMSRS
- a CDS encoding PepSY1/2 domain-containing protein, which encodes MTRTKWLIVPVAALVFTSLGLGWWGTSERTQKQAMANEVESRYSNSFHELVSHVQDMQDEISKARVSADAQAFHHRVRSIWRLSGLAQDEVGKIPVEMMPMHETQSALAGISKKTETWLNTSPNPSTTSVQSGLDNMYKESNAMLSRLDKLQSTIVGRQLHWTAALAALKANRSDNQIVDGFRQIDKSMGAFVETNTVKTHPHKGAMGPFRKESTVSEAQAKDVCKSFMPTAQSLQAQRIYNPKLDFYEYELSGRMNGHSIDARVSERGGHMLSYRVNRDPATATVSFADAKKAALSYLSHHKFTHLSETDAYQFQNLAYFVFNPMRNGALVINQPIVVEMALDNGQLLGLNAQQYYLQPVANVPQRRYSAAQLKNKINPKAHVEMVSKTLVLDDAGHYQPADSFYVTREGKTFRIDVNAATGRELDTVDLSTK
- the sleB gene encoding spore cortex-lytic enzyme, with product MLKRFKWLLLLSTCLTVTLPSVSMPIVQAFSSGALHYGSRGSDVRELEGRLKFLGYYHGKVDGIFGWRTYWSVRRFQYRFGMKIDGIAGPHTESTLIKATQNWHGAKQSNSATKAPASTPTTAVKHTNQFHSAPVISGLNKSDLNLLAHLVHGEARGEPLKGQVAVADVILHRLKSSKFPNSIPGVIYQPGAFTAATNGQMALPINKQSMTAVLDAVHGWDPAHGALYYFNPAKTNNKFVWSRPEIIKIGHHIFTK